The proteins below are encoded in one region of bacterium:
- a CDS encoding Fur family transcriptional regulator produces the protein MKHIIKDLKVKGITLTPQRMAIIEFLKNNFNHPTAEDIYKALEEKYPSMSIATVYSTLELLKANGYIQELSIRKRGKACFDFNSKNHHHFLCLNCDNIIDIESECINTCPIVKAGQLEGCKVGEIQAYLYGLCSNCNKKDIKKNNKK, from the coding sequence ATGAAACATATTATTAAGGATTTGAAGGTGAAGGGAATAACTTTGACTCCGCAAAGAATGGCGATAATAGAGTTTTTGAAGAACAATTTTAATCATCCCACTGCTGAAGATATTTACAAAGCGCTTGAAGAGAAATATCCTTCTATGTCTATAGCTACCGTATATTCTACGTTAGAATTATTGAAAGCGAATGGATATATTCAGGAGCTTTCCATTAGAAAGAGGGGGAAGGCTTGTTTTGATTTTAATTCCAAAAATCATCATCATTTTTTGTGTTTGAATTGTGATAATATAATTGATATTGAGTCCGAATGTATAAATACCTGTCCAATAGTAAAGGCAGGGCAATTGGAAGGATGTAAGGTAGGAGAAATTCAGGCGTATTTATACGGATTATGTTCGAATTGTAATAAGAAAGATATAAAGAAAAATAATAAAAAATAG